One Ciconia boyciana chromosome 9, ASM3463844v1, whole genome shotgun sequence genomic window carries:
- the NDUFA2 gene encoding NADH dehydrogenase [ubiquinone] 1 alpha subcomplex subunit 2, giving the protein MAAAVRGIRGGLGRSLRELRIHLCQRSAGSRGVRDFIEQHYVTLKKANPDFPILIRECSGVQPKLWARYEFGKEKSVPLNNLSVDEVAKALENIVKSRV; this is encoded by the exons ATGGCGGCGGCTGTGAGGGGCATTAGGGGCGGGCTGGGCCGCAGCCTGCGGGAGCTCCGCATCCACCTGTGCCAGCGCTCCGCGGGCAGCCGCGGTGTCAG agACTTCATCGAGCAGCACTATGTGACCCTGAAGAAGGCAAATCCCGACTTCCCCATCCTGATCCGCGAGTGCTCTGGTGTCCAGCCCAAGCTCTGGGCTCGGTACG AGTTTGGCAAGGAGAAAAGTGTGCCGCTGAACAACCTTTCCGTGGATGAAGTGGCCAAGGCCTTGGAGAACATTGTGAAAAGCAGGGTGTGA